The Actinobacillus suis ATCC 33415 DNA segment TTCGACCGCTTGTCCTTTGGCTAATTCCGCCGTAACGCAAGCAGAAAACGTACAGCCGGTACCGTGTGTATGACGAGTTGGAAAACGTGGACATTCCAAAATAAAATGAGTCGTTGGAGTAAAAATCCAATCACGGCAATGCGTACTTTGCGAATCCGCCAAATGCCCGCCTTTAATCACCACAGTATTCACACCTAAATCTTGCAATTTTTTTGCCGCCTGATAAGCGGTCGAATCATCGATAATTTTTATACCGGTTAAGGCTTCTGCTTCGGGCAGATTCGGCGTAATCACATCCGCTAACGGTAACAAATACGTTTGTAATGCACTAATCGCATCTTGTTGTAATAGTGGCGTGCCACCTTTGGCGATCATGACTGGATCAAGCACTAATTTACCAAAATTATACTGACATAAAGCATTTGCCACACACTCAATCGCTTTCGCAGTGCCTAACATTCCGATTTTAAAGGCAGAAATTTGAAAATCTTCTGCAATTGCTTTGATCTGAGATTCAATCGTACTTAACGGCACAGAATGAATATCGAATACGCCTAACGTATTTTGAGCGGTAATTGCAGTAAGAACCGAAGTGCCAAAAACGCCTCGCATTTGGAACGTTTTCAGATCCGCCTGAATCCCTGCACCACCACCGCTGTCCGAACCTGCGATGGTTAAAGCCT contains these protein-coding regions:
- the thiD gene encoding bifunctional hydroxymethylpyrimidine kinase/phosphomethylpyrimidine kinase; this translates as MSKISQALTIAGSDSGGGAGIQADLKTFQMRGVFGTSVLTAITAQNTLGVFDIHSVPLSTIESQIKAIAEDFQISAFKIGMLGTAKAIECVANALCQYNFGKLVLDPVMIAKGGTPLLQQDAISALQTYLLPLADVITPNLPEAEALTGIKIIDDSTAYQAAKKLQDLGVNTVVIKGGHLADSQSTHCRDWIFTPTTHFILECPRFPTRHTHGTGCTFSACVTAELAKGQAVETAIKIAKDYISAAISHPLNIGYGYGPTNHWAYQDLPIEE